In Candidatus Poribacteria bacterium, the genomic window GTTCTTGGCGATGAACTCGATGCTGCGCGCCCACTTGGCGCTCTTCCACGCGTAGCGCTTGGGAACCACGAGCCGCAGCGGGTATCCGTGCTCTGGCGTCAGGTTCTCGCCATCGTGCCGATACGCGAGGAGCACGTCGTCATCGATGAGCATGTCGAGGGTGAGGTTCGTCGTGTAGCCGCCGTCGCAGTGGACCATCGCGGCGGTCGCTTCGGGCTTGATGACGACGTGCCGGAGCACTTCGCGGATGTGGACGCCTTCCCAGGTGTTGTCGAGCCGGCTCCATGTCGTGACGCAGTGGAAGTCCGCCGTGATCGCCACCTGGGGCAGGGCGTGGAACTCGTCATAGGCCCATCGCACGGGCTCTTGGACCAGACCCCAGATGCGGAAGTCCCACTGCGAGGGATCGAACCGGGGCGTGGGTCCGTACGTCAGGATGGGAAACCTCTCGGTGAGAACCTGCCCGGGCGGTGTGCGCCGCGCGCGGTCCTCCAACGACCCCGTCTTGGTTGCTCCTAGTGCCGTCAACGCGTCACCTCCCTTGCCGCGAGTGCACCGATGCCAGCCACCCTTAACTGTGCCTCGCGGAAGGGCAGATCGCCAACTTGTGAAGCGTCGTCCGTCACGGCAGCGTCAGGGAGCCAGGCTCACGCGCCACAGATGACGCCATGACGTCGGGTTCAGGACGAGCCCGCTCACGTTGCGTCGCGTGACGACAACGTTCTGCGCGTGCGCGATCGGGAGCCAAGGGGCGTCGTCGTGGACGATCTGCTGGACCTCGCCGTAGAGCGCGACGCGCCGTTCGTGGTTCGACTCGATCTGGGCGTTAACCAGGAGCTCGTGGACGCGGTCGTTGCGGTAGAACGCGATGTTGCCAGCCGGGGGCTTCGCGTTCGACTTGTCGAGGTTGAAGTAGAGGAAGTTGTCGGGGTCGGCGTAGTCGGCGATCCATCCGAGCATCGCCAGGTCGTGGTCGCCGTTCTTCACCTTCTCCAGGTGCGTTCCCCACTCGTACGTCTCGATGCGCGTGCGGATGCCGACCGCCTGGAGATCGGACTGAACCGCGAGCGCCACCTGCGACGGGTTCAGGAAATACGGGCGTGGAGCCGACAGCGCGTAGAACGTCAGCTCGCGATCCATGCCCTTCGGCAGCGCCTCTTTGAGCAGCGCGCGCGCCTTTTCCGGCGAGTACTCGTAGCCCTGGATCGAGTCGTTGTAGCCCCAGACGGTCGGCGGGAACGGATTCTTGGCGGGAACCGCCAGCCCGCTGAAGAGCTTCTCGACGATGGCGGTCTTGTTGACGGCGTGGTTGATCGCCCGGCGCACGCGCGGGTCGTTGAACGGGGCGTGGTCGTTGTTCAGGGCGATGTAGCCGACCGTCATGCCGGGCTGTTCCATCAGAACGAGGTCGGGGTTCGAGCGGATGGCTTCCAGGTTCTCCGGGTCGGGGTATTCGAGGACGTGGATGGTTCCTTGCTCGATCTCGATGAGCCGCGCCGCGTTGTCGGGAATGGAGCGGAAGACGATCTGGTCGAGCGCCGACTTGCCGCCCCAGTAGTCGTCGTTGCGTTCCAGCACGAGCCGGTCGTCGCGCCGCCACTCGACGAACTTGAAGGGACCCGATCCGACCGGATGCGACTTGAAGTCGGCTCCCCACTGACGCAACGCCGTTGGACTGACGACCGAGAACGCGGGAACGGCGAGGGCGCTCAGCAGCGGTGCGTAGGCGCGATTGAGTCGAACCTCGACGGTCTTCGAATCGAGAGCGGACACCTTCCCGATGATCTCGTCGAGTCCGAGAGCCGTCCAGTACAGGTAGGGCCCGCCGACGTTGTGGTACGGATGCGCGGGATCGTACTGGCGCTCGAACGAGAAGACGACCGCCTCGGCGTCGACGGGAGTGCCATCGTGGAAGAGGACGCCCTCGCGCAGGTGGAACGTCCAGACGAGTCCGTCCGGCGAGGACTCCCATTCCGTTGCCAGCCCCGGCTCGATGTCCGTCGATGCTTGCTGATACTGCACGAGCGTATCGAAGATGAGCTCGGCGACCTTGAACGACTCGCCGTCTTCCTCATGTGCCGCGTCGAGTCCCACCGAATCGGCGCCTCGACCGAACACGAGCACTTGCGCCGGGGCGCTCTTGGGCTTGTCGGTCTTGCCCCGGCAACCGACGCCCGCGATCAGGAAGAGGGATACCAGCAGAGCGATCTGACAGGTGGGAGTGGTTCTTTTCACGAGGTGTCCTCTCATCACCAGCCGCGGTGAATCCGCGCGATTCTAGCATCCGCGCAGAGAGGCGCTCAAGGCGCGGTTGACAGGCGGCGGTGCGCGTTGGTAGATTCGACCCGATCCGACGCACCGTTGGAGGGCAGACGTGAAACTGGCGATCTGCAACGAGCTCTTTGAAGGCTGGACGACGCGCGATGTGTTCGCTTATGCCGCCAATGCCGGATACGACGGTGTCGAGCTGGCTCCCTTCACGCTCGCCGAGAGCGCATTCGACATCGATGGAGCCCGCCGCGAAGCAATTCGCCGGGAAGCCGAAGACATCGGCGTCGCCATCGTGGGGCTCCACTGGCTCTTCGTATCGCCGAAGGGGCTCTCCCTGAACGGTCCCGACGCCGCGCTCCGCACCCGGACGCGCGATCATCTCATGGAACTGACACGACTCTGCGCCGACCTCGGCGGGGAGCTCATGGTGATCGGCTCGCCGCAGCAGCGGAACGTCGTCGAGGGCGTGACGCGCGAGCAGGCGTTCGAGTACGCGCGGGCGACCTTCCGGGAGTGCTCGGAGCTCGCTGGCGAAATGGATGTGATGCTCTGTCTGGAACCGTTGACGCGGCAATCGACGAACTTCATCACGAACCCGTCGGAAGCCGCCGGTCTCATCGAGGCGGTAAACCACCCCAACTTCCAGATGATCGTCGATGTGTATAGCTCGTCGCGTGAGAACCTGGACATCCCCGGCGAGATTCGGAAACACGCGTCGCGCGTGCGGCACATCCACGCCAACGACGACAACGGCTACGCGCCCGGCTCCGGCGGCGTAGATTACGCGCCGATTGTCGCCGCCTTGCGCGAGATCGACTACGGCGGCTATCTGTCCGTCGAGGTCTTCGACTTCAAGCCCGATCCCAAGACCATTGCGGATCGGAGCGTCCGGTTCCTGAGAACGCACGTACCGGCGATGACCTGAGCGTACCGAAGGAGATTCCGATGAACTCGCTCACGGCGGCGGAGCAGCGCGACGGATGGCGGCTGCTGTTCGACGGCAAGTCGCTCGACGGCTGGGATGCGACCGGCAGCCTCGAAGGCTGGACGGTGGACGGCGACGCCATCGCGTGCACGGTCAACCGAGGCGGCTACCTCTACACGCAGGACACGTTCGAGGACTTCGAGCTCCGCATCTCCTTCCGCATCGCGTCTCAGTGCAACAGCGGCATCTTCTTCCGCTGGTCCGACCTCTCCGATCCGGTGAACACGGGGTATGAGATTCAGGTTCTCGACACGTTCGGACCCGACCGGACGGGCGTCCACGACTGCGGAGCCATCTACGAGCTTGTCCCGCCGAGCAAGCAGACGATGAAGCCCGCTGGCGAGTGGAACGACGTCGTCCTCAAGTGCGAAGGTCCCCACATCAGCGTCTCGATGAACGGCGAAGAGATCTGCACGATGAACTCGGACCTGTGGGACACACCGCACCAGAACCCCGACGGAACCAAGACGAAGTTCAACTACGCCTGGAAGGACCTGCCGCGCCGAGGTCACATCGGCTTGCAGGACCACGGCGGCAAGGTGTGGTACCGCGACGTGAAGGTTCGCGAGCTCTGATCCAC contains:
- a CDS encoding sugar phosphate isomerase/epimerase, with product MRPDPTHRWRADVKLAICNELFEGWTTRDVFAYAANAGYDGVELAPFTLAESAFDIDGARREAIRREAEDIGVAIVGLHWLFVSPKGLSLNGPDAALRTRTRDHLMELTRLCADLGGELMVIGSPQQRNVVEGVTREQAFEYARATFRECSELAGEMDVMLCLEPLTRQSTNFITNPSEAAGLIEAVNHPNFQMIVDVYSSSRENLDIPGEIRKHASRVRHIHANDDNGYAPGSGGVDYAPIVAALREIDYGGYLSVEVFDFKPDPKTIADRSVRFLRTHVPAMT
- a CDS encoding DUF1080 domain-containing protein, which codes for MNSLTAAEQRDGWRLLFDGKSLDGWDATGSLEGWTVDGDAIACTVNRGGYLYTQDTFEDFELRISFRIASQCNSGIFFRWSDLSDPVNTGYEIQVLDTFGPDRTGVHDCGAIYELVPPSKQTMKPAGEWNDVVLKCEGPHISVSMNGEEICTMNSDLWDTPHQNPDGTKTKFNYAWKDLPRRGHIGLQDHGGKVWYRDVKVREL
- a CDS encoding ABC transporter substrate-binding protein — translated: MRGHLVKRTTPTCQIALLVSLFLIAGVGCRGKTDKPKSAPAQVLVFGRGADSVGLDAAHEEDGESFKVAELIFDTLVQYQQASTDIEPGLATEWESSPDGLVWTFHLREGVLFHDGTPVDAEAVVFSFERQYDPAHPYHNVGGPYLYWTALGLDEIIGKVSALDSKTVEVRLNRAYAPLLSALAVPAFSVVSPTALRQWGADFKSHPVGSGPFKFVEWRRDDRLVLERNDDYWGGKSALDQIVFRSIPDNAARLIEIEQGTIHVLEYPDPENLEAIRSNPDLVLMEQPGMTVGYIALNNDHAPFNDPRVRRAINHAVNKTAIVEKLFSGLAVPAKNPFPPTVWGYNDSIQGYEYSPEKARALLKEALPKGMDRELTFYALSAPRPYFLNPSQVALAVQSDLQAVGIRTRIETYEWGTHLEKVKNGDHDLAMLGWIADYADPDNFLYFNLDKSNAKPPAGNIAFYRNDRVHELLVNAQIESNHERRVALYGEVQQIVHDDAPWLPIAHAQNVVVTRRNVSGLVLNPTSWRHLWRVSLAP
- a CDS encoding sulfite oxidase-like oxidoreductase — protein: MTALGATKTGSLEDRARRTPPGQVLTERFPILTYGPTPRFDPSQWDFRIWGLVQEPVRWAYDEFHALPQVAITADFHCVTTWSRLDNTWEGVHIREVLRHVVIKPEATAAMVHCDGGYTTNLTLDMLIDDDVLLAYRHDGENLTPEHGYPLRLVVPKRYAWKSAKWARSIEFIAKNRPGFWERHGYHMDGDPWTEERYG